Proteins encoded together in one Vibrio lentus window:
- a CDS encoding ATP-binding protein: MERVSSHVSEVIENKDSFERPFSIKIPRRKWFGWKGIELRLVLVLAMLSMTTIFLSVVSSFTFDDLNQRLVELKESEIPALDNAARLNDMVRVIITTSSQLSDAESNIERKQAMLKIEEAISVMNSVMVQFPDYHAYFKDLIAQVNNSLSLLYQSEIESEQLNQELRNLLEGFYPLLQQASDSLDSLPESAKDQIQYTQLKSLLYYQLGLVEKLYNDSSFNELDYTSYRLEQVGEEWWKLWVSGDLRSDFPELDHQLTVIYNLASSDSSLYGMKNKALDHLYQEQYFLQNSREHLNQLTVQIESNTSKVNSNIDQSIQQAQLSLQSNQQLSLFLSLFSVLAAAAISWFYVRKSILERLLQLKDNMFAISTGHLDTEVSIRGKDEVTQMAKYLKVFQTTAKVVKQTNRKLEAEVEERTLAEAKLRVTQDELIQAGKLAALGQLSVGITHEINQPLTAVNSHVRSAQLWLGKQRPDRAEENLKKIEILLDKVAAITRHLKAFSRKSDGKIDNVELDKVVGDAIDLFETRQSKVSIQYSPQSDQMVRANSIRLEQVLVNLISNALDAIEHREQPELSISTQGHSNTIQILVMDNGLGIPEEDIPHLFDPFYTRKTTGKGLGLGLSIAYNIIKDFGGSIHVESVEHQGSTFIVTLPKGIAS; encoded by the coding sequence GTGGAGCGAGTGAGTAGTCATGTCTCCGAGGTGATAGAAAACAAAGACAGTTTTGAACGCCCGTTTTCGATCAAAATCCCGCGTCGTAAGTGGTTTGGTTGGAAAGGCATTGAACTGCGCTTGGTGTTGGTATTGGCTATGTTATCGATGACCACCATCTTTCTGTCAGTTGTATCGAGCTTCACCTTTGACGATTTAAACCAACGCCTTGTTGAATTAAAAGAGAGTGAAATCCCCGCCTTAGATAACGCTGCACGCCTCAATGATATGGTGCGTGTGATTATTACGACCTCATCTCAGCTCAGTGACGCTGAATCGAATATAGAACGTAAGCAGGCGATGCTTAAAATTGAAGAGGCCATTTCAGTGATGAATAGCGTTATGGTTCAATTCCCTGATTATCACGCCTATTTTAAAGACCTTATCGCCCAAGTTAACAATAGTCTGAGTCTATTGTATCAAAGTGAGATTGAGTCAGAACAACTCAATCAAGAACTTCGTAATTTGCTTGAAGGCTTTTATCCTCTATTGCAACAAGCCAGTGATTCACTCGATAGTTTGCCTGAGTCAGCCAAAGATCAAATCCAATATACTCAGTTGAAATCTCTGCTTTATTACCAATTAGGCTTAGTAGAGAAGCTGTATAACGACTCAAGCTTTAATGAGCTCGATTACACTAGCTACCGTCTAGAGCAGGTAGGGGAAGAGTGGTGGAAGCTCTGGGTCAGTGGTGATTTAAGAAGTGATTTTCCTGAATTAGATCATCAACTCACGGTGATTTATAACCTTGCCTCAAGTGATAGCAGCTTGTATGGGATGAAAAACAAAGCGCTCGATCATCTTTATCAAGAGCAATACTTCCTGCAAAACAGCCGCGAGCATTTGAACCAATTAACCGTGCAGATCGAAAGCAACACCAGCAAGGTGAATAGCAATATTGATCAATCGATTCAGCAAGCGCAGCTGTCTTTACAATCGAATCAGCAACTCTCTCTTTTTCTTTCCTTGTTTAGCGTGTTGGCTGCCGCTGCCATTTCGTGGTTCTACGTGCGTAAGAGTATTTTAGAAAGGCTTCTACAGCTCAAAGACAACATGTTCGCGATTTCTACCGGCCATTTAGATACCGAGGTTTCTATTCGGGGAAAAGACGAAGTGACGCAAATGGCCAAGTACCTAAAGGTATTCCAGACCACGGCCAAAGTCGTTAAGCAAACCAATCGAAAATTAGAGGCTGAGGTTGAAGAGCGCACCTTAGCCGAAGCCAAACTACGAGTAACCCAAGACGAGCTAATCCAAGCCGGAAAATTGGCCGCGCTAGGGCAATTGAGTGTCGGGATCACGCACGAGATCAATCAACCTCTGACGGCAGTAAACAGTCACGTTCGAAGCGCGCAGCTTTGGTTAGGCAAGCAAAGGCCAGACAGGGCAGAAGAGAACCTAAAAAAGATCGAGATCTTGTTAGACAAAGTGGCTGCGATTACTCGTCACCTAAAGGCCTTCTCACGTAAGAGTGATGGCAAGATTGATAACGTTGAATTGGATAAGGTTGTCGGTGATGCGATTGACCTGTTTGAAACCAGACAGAGCAAGGTCTCGATTCAGTATTCACCACAAAGCGACCAGATGGTTCGAGCCAACAGCATTCGCTTAGAACAGGTATTGGTGAATTTGATCAGCAATGCTCTGGATGCCATCGAACACAGAGAGCAACCAGAGCTCAGCATCTCTACTCAAGGGCATTCGAATACCATTCAGATTTTGGTGATGGACAACGGGTTAGGGATACCTGAAGAGGACATTCCGCATCTGTTTGACCCATTTTATACCCGCAAGACAACAGGTAAGGGGCTTGGGCTCGGTTTGTCTATCGCATACAACATCATAAAAGACTTTGGCGGCTCGATTCACGTGGAATCAGTTGAACACCAAGGCAGTACTTTTATCGTCACTCTACCAAAAGGCATAGCCTCATGA